AGAACCCGGATGCGCAGGTTATTGGCGAGACCCTGGAAGAAGACCTGGTATTTGGCCTGGAAAACCTGGGATTGTCCGTTGCTGAGATCGATACGAGGATTGCACGATACCTCGACCTCTTTGGGATACGGGAATTACGGCACCGAAATATCAGGATGCTCAGCGGAGGGCAGAAACAACTGGTGAACCTTGTCGCGGTCATGGTCATGGAACCGGAGTGCATCATCCTCGATGAACCGGTCTCCATGGTGGATGCCGGGTACAGGAGAATTATCCTTGAGCATATAGCCAGGTTGAACCACCAGGGGACAACCATTGTACATATTACCCATGACCCTGAAGAACTGACACGTTGCACCAGGCTTATTGTGCTCTCAGGGTCCGGGATAATGAACCAGGGAGCAGCAACCGAAGTCTTCAGCCAGTTACTGGATGAGAAGAACATGGATGTTCCGGTCTCTTTTGTCATCTCAAGAGCATTGGGGCTGTCTCCCGTCCTGACCACAGAGTCTCTCATGGAGGAATTATGTCGATTGAGATCAGGAACCTGACCCATGTATACGATGCTGGCACTCCCGGGGAAACAAAAGCACTGGACAAGATCGACCTCTCCATAAAGAAAGGTGGCGTATTCGGATTGGTGGGGGGTATCGGTTCCGGTAAAT
The ANME-2 cluster archaeon DNA segment above includes these coding regions:
- a CDS encoding ATP-binding cassette domain-containing protein encodes the protein MISLQDVSFSYPATGPVLENISFGVNKGEYLGIMGDNGSGKTTLARLMTGLLLPKKGTVRVNGISTGDTKQLLNIRRAAGMVFQNPDAQVIGETLEEDLVFGLENLGLSVAEIDTRIARYLDLFGIRELRHRNIRMLSGGQKQLVNLVAVMVMEPECIILDEPVSMVDAGYRRIILEHIARLNHQGTTIVHITHDPEELTRCTRLIVLSGSGIMNQGAATEVFSQLLDEKNMDVPVSFVISRALGLSPVLTTESLMEELCRLRSGT